Genomic DNA from Hymenobacter jejuensis:
TTTACCCTCATGTACAACAGCCTCATTATCAATGCGATAGCGAGGCTGTTGTTTTATTCATCAAGCCTACTCCCCTTGCTTCAGCAGTAAGTTGAGGTGGGCCAGATGATGCTGCCCATGCCAAGCATACAGCGCCAGCGCCTGATCGAGCGTAAAATCGCGCTGGCTGCCGGGGTGGAAAAACCGGCGTTGCCATTGCTCCTCGGTCAAGTGCCACAGCAGGTTAGTCCAGCGCGTGTGCAAGGCCTCCAGCAGCGCGAGCGACACGGTGATGGGCGTAGCATCTACATCGGGTAAGGTGGCCCAAGCGGCTTCGTCGTAGGGACATATCGTGGGCCTGTCTTCCGTAAGAGCCAACCGGAAGCGCGTGTAGCTGTTAATGTGCGAATCGGCAAGGTGATGGATTACCTGCCGGCCAGTCCAGCCGCCCGGCCGGTACGGCAGCAGCAACCGCTCGCCGCCTACATTTCGCGCCGCTGCCGTTAGTTGGGCCGGCAAATCGGCAATCTGCTTGATGAGGATCACCCGTTCTTCTGCCGGCAGAGGCTGCGCTGGGAGAGTTGGGTGGCCGATGGGATAGCTTAGGTT
This window encodes:
- a CDS encoding YfiT family bacillithiol transferase — encoded protein: MQTTTPNLSYPIGHPTLPAQPLPAEERVILIKQIADLPAQLTAAARNVGGERLLLPYRPGGWTGRQVIHHLADSHINSYTRFRLALTEDRPTICPYDEAAWATLPDVDATPITVSLALLEALHTRWTNLLWHLTEEQWQRRFFHPGSQRDFTLDQALALYAWHGQHHLAHLNLLLKQGE